From the Thermosynechococcus sp. genome, the window AATGCAACGCCCGCCCGAAGAGGAGATGAAAGCCCTCGCCCGCCTCAAGCGCGATCCCGAAACCGTTGATGGTCTGAAGCTTGCACAACTCAAGCGCCGCATGACCGAGAGCTTCAAGCAGCAACTGGAATTCGGCGTGCCGTCGGCGCAAGCGGAAAGCACCCTGCGGCGGCTGGCCGCGCAGCTTCGGGCGCACAAGGTGTTCCTCAAGGCGTTCCTGCCCTATCCGCTGCATGCCAAGCTCTATCTCGTGCGGCGCACCGATAGTGTGACCCCATTGATCGGCTTTGTCGGCAGCAGCAACCTCACCCTGGCAGGCCTTTCTCAACAAGGCGAGCTCAACGTAGATGTGGTCGAACAAGACGCCGCCGCCAAATTACAAGCGTGGTTTGACGAGCGCTGGCGCGATGAGCTGGCGATAGACCTTACCGATACGCTCGCCAACCTCATCGAGACCAGTTGGGTACGTACGGAGTTGGTTCGCCCCTACCTGCTCTACCTCAAGATCGCCCACCACCTCTCGGAAGAAGCCCGCCAGGGTGAGCGTGAGTTTCGCCTCCCTCCCATTTTCAGCGAGAAAGGTACCCCGCTGCTCGATTTTCAGGAGCGGGCCGTATCGCTGGCGGCCCACTACCTCTACCGCCGGGGCGGCGTCTTGCTCGGCGATGTCGTGGGACTGGGCAAAACGCTCATGGCCACCGCCATTGCCCGCATCTTTCAGGAGGACGACCAGAGCAACACGCTGGTCGTGTGCCCACCGAAGCTTGCACCCATGTGGGAGCAGTATCTGCAAAACTACGAAATCAACGGACGTGTCCTGTCGCTCGGCAAGGTAAGCGATGTCATTGGGCGCGACAACGCCCCCCGCTACCGGCTGCTCGTGATTGACGAAAGCCACAACCTGCGCAACCGCGAAAGCAAGCGCTACCGCGCCTTGCGCGACTACATCGAACGCAACGATCCACGTGTGCTGCTGCTCACCGCTACACCGTACAACAAACTCTTTACCGACCTCGGCAACCAACTGCGGCTTTTTCTGGACGAAAACCAAGACCTACACGTGCGACCCGAACGGTTCTTCCAAGGGTGGGCCGCGAGCGGAAAAAGCGAAATGGACTTCATCGCGTGCTTCCAGACGTCGCCGCACTCGTTGCGCGCCTTCGAGCAAAGCACCTTCCCGGAGGACTGGCGCGACCTGATGCGCCTGTTTCTCGTGCGGCGCACGCGCCAGTTCATCATCCGTCACTACGCCACGTTCGACCAAGCAAAGCAGCGCTACTACGTTTTGCTGAATGGACAACCAGCGTACTTTCCTGTCCGGAAGCCCAAAAGACTCGAGTTCACCATTCGCGAGGACGACCCCACCGATCAGTACGCACGACTGTTTCGCGACGAGGTCGTGCAGGTGATCGAAGGCCTCGCGCTGCCACGCTATGGCATGGCGCAGTACCTCGTCCAAGATGCCGAAAAACTCGCTCAAGGAGACGAAAAGCGCATCCTCGATAACCTCAACCGTGCGGGCCACCGCCTCATCGGATTTTGCCGCACCAACCTCTTCAAACGACTCGAATCCAGCGGCTATAGCTTCCTGCTTTCCGTGCGCCGGTACATTCTGCGCAACCTCGTTACGCTTCACGCGCTCGAAAATGGTCGCCCCATTCCCATCGGCACGCAGGATGCCGCGATGCTCGATACTGCCGTCAGCGATTCCGACGACGACACCGCCGTCGTTCCCGATGACGTTGATCCCCCACTCGACGAAAGCGCTGCCGAGAGCGCAGCATCAGGAGCCGCTCTCGACCCACTGGCGCCGTTCAAAGCACGCGCTGCCGCTGTGTACAAGACCTACGTCCAGCAATTCCACAACCGCTTCGATTGGCTCGATGCGAAATTCTTCCGCCCTGCGCTCAAGCAAGCCCTCGAAGCCGACGCCACCGCGCTGCTGGCTATTCTTGCGAGCATGGGCGAGTGGGATCCCGGACACGACGCGAAACTTGGTGCCCTCGAAACGCTGCTGACGGAACATCACCCGAACGATAAGGTGCTCGTCTTCACCCAGTTTGCCGATACAGCCCAGTATCTTGGGCAACAACTCCCTAAGCGAGGCATCACCGGTCTCGAGATCGTGACCAACCAGACCGGCGATCCGGTCGCGCTGGCGCGCCGCTTCAGCCCTTCAACCAACGGTGGCCTGCGTGCGGGCGAACAGGAGCTTCGCATCCTGATCGCCACCGATGTGCTGGCGGAAGGGCAAAACCTACAGGACTGCCACATCATCGTCAACTACGACCTCCCTTGGGCGATCATTCGCCTCATTCAGCGTGCCGGCCGCGTGGACCGTATTGGCCAGAAGCACGACACCATCCACGTGTACTCCTTCCTCCCCGCCGAAGGCGTCGAGCGCATCATCCGCCTACGTAAACGGCTTTTCGAGCGCCTGCAAGCGAATCAGGAAGTCATCGGCACCGACGAAACCTTCTTCGGCGAGGAAGCAGCGAATAGACTGCGCGATCTCTACACCGAAAAAGCCGGCACGCTCGACGACGACCAATCCGACGAGGACATTGACCTGGCGAGCCTGGCGCTGCAAGTTTGGAAGAGCGCTTCTGAGACCGATCAAAAGGAAGCCATCGCCCTGCCGCCCATCGTCTCTGCCACACGCGCACTGGCAGAGACTGCCGATCCTGATCAGCATCCTCCGGGCGTCATCACCTACCTGCGTTATCCCGATGGCACGGATGCGCTGATACGGGTGGACAAAGATGGCAACCTGGTTTCCCAGTCCATCTCGGCCATTTTCCGCGCGGCTGCCTGCGCGCCAGATGAACCAGCGCTGCCGCGGGCAGAGAACCATCACGCCCTTGTCGCCCGCTGCGCAGAGATTGCCACCGACGAGCAGACCGTCCTCGGCGGCCAGCTCGGCCCGCCGCGCAGTGTCCGCCGCAAGCTCTACGAGCGGCTCGATCGCTACCGCGAGCAGCTTCAGGCGAAGCCCACGCTCTTCACCTCAGAGACCTTGCAACAGCTCGACCGGGTGCTTGATCTCATTTACCGATATCCACTCAAGAATGCAGCCAAAGAAGCCATCAGCCGGCAGATGCGCCTGGGCATCACCGATGAAGCGCTGCTCGAGCTGGTAATGCGCCGCGCAGCAGATGAGAACCTCTGTGAAATAACCGCCGAAGAGACCCAAGCGCCAACCGAACCCAAAGTCATCTGCTCGATGGGATTAGCCTCGGCTGCGCCTTCGAATCATTCGGCTCTCACAGGAGATGTGCAACAATGAACACCCTGCTCCAACGCATCCAGTCGTGCCTGAACGCCGCCGGCTCACCGCAGCAGCTCAGCAATCTCTTCTGCCGAACCCTCCACTGGGGCGCACCGCGCGGCTTGACGCCGCGCACGCTCGATCTCGGCACGCCCATCAACCAGCGCATCACGCTCCATCCGGTAGCGCAACTCTCAGGGCTGCCGGTGTATCGCGTCGAGTGGCCTGACGACCAGCTTCCCGGTGTTACCGCCCGCCGCGCGGTCCAGCGCGTCCTCAAACCCATCCACGCTGAGCATCTTCTGTGCTATGTAACCTCCGACCAGCGACAAGTTGCCTTCACCTGGGCGCGCCAGCGATCTGACGGCAAGATCGAACTCCGCACCCTGCCCTACGAGGTCGGCTCCGCTGCCCGCACCACCATTGAACGCCTGGGCGAACTTGCCTTTAGCCTCGACGAGCTGATGTCTGGTGAGCCGCCGATCACCACCCTCACCGACAAACTCGATCGCGCCTTCGATGTTGAAGCAGTTACCCAGCGGTTCTATCAGGAACTTGCCAACTGGTTCTTCTGGGCGCGCGAGCATGTGCAGTTCCCGATGCCGCCGACCGAAAAGAACTCTGAAGCCTACATTTCCCAAAGCCTCATTCGCCTGATTACCCGCCTCATCTTCTGCTGGTTTGTGAAAGAGATGGGGTTGATCCCACGCGAACTCTTCGATCTAGGCACACTCTCAAGGCTCCTCAAAAACGGCGACAAGCTGCCGGAAAGCAAGAACACCACCTTCTATAAAGCGATCCTGCAAAACCTCTTCTTCGCCACGCTCAATCAGGAAATCGGCAAGCGGCAGTTTCGCAAACGCAACAAAGACCCACGCGGGCGCGATCCCCACTGTGGCATCACCAACCTCTACCGCTACGAAGACTACTTCAACAATCCCGACCAATTTCTGCAGCTGGCGAAAAATATCCCCTTCCTCAATGGCGGACTGTTTGAGTGCTTGGATCGGGTCTATCGCACCGAAGAGAACCGACCTACCATCCGCATCGATGGCTTCTCCGATCATCCGAAAAACCCGCTCTTTATGCCCGATTTTCTGTTCTTCAGCGACGAGCAGGTGGTGGACCTTTCCCAAGCCTACGGCCAAACCAAATTCAAGCGCGCTACTGTGCGCGGTTTGATCCACATCTTCCATCGCTACAACTTCACGGTCACTGAATCCACACCGCTCGATCAGGAGGTGGCGCTCGATCCTGAATTGGCTGGAAAAGTCTTTGAGAATCTGCTGGCGGCCTACAACCCGGAAACCGCCACGACCGCACGGAAAGCCACAGGTTCCTATTACACCCCGCGTTCCATCGTGGAGTACATGGTGGATGAGTCACTGTTGGCGTATCTCAAGCCGAAGCTCCAGGCGGTTCATCCGTCAGACACCCATGAGTCCCGCCTCTGCCATCTGCTGGCCTACAACGATGAACCGCACCAGTTCAGCCCTGAAGAGGTGGAAACGCTCATTACCGCCCTTGATAATCTGAAGGCGATTGACCCGGCCTGCGGTTCGGGTGCATTCCTGATGGGGCTACTGCATAAGCTGGTCTTCATCCTAGGCAAACTCGACCCACGCAACGAAGGCTGGAAAGAGAAACAGATTGCCAAAGCCCAAGAAATCCCCGACGCCACTATCCGCGATAAAGTGCTCGCGGACATCGAGCAGGCCTTTGCCGCAGGTGAACTGGATTACGGCCGCAAGCTCTATCTCATTGAGAACTGCCTCTACGGCGTGGACATTCAGCCCATCGCTGTTCAAATCGCCAAAATGCGCTTCTTCATCTCGCTAACCGTGGATCAGAAAGTGGATCCGTCTGCCCCCAACCTGGGCATCCGCCCGCTGCCGAACCTCGAAACCAAATTCGTCGCCGCCAACACGCTCATCGGCATCGAGCGACCGGCACAGTTCGCCTTTCGCACCCCGAAGATTGAGGAACTTGAGCGCGAACTGGCACGCGTGCGCGAGGCCCATTTCACAGCCCGCACCCCGCAAACCAAGCAGAAGTACCGCGAGTGCGATGCCCAGCTCCGCGCCGAGCTCGCCGAGTTATTGAAGCACGACGGCTTGGGAAGCCAAACAGCGGAGAAGCTCGCCGCCTGGGACCCTTACGACCAAAATGCTTTTGCCAACTGGTTTGACCCGGAATGGATGTTCGGAATCCGCAATGACTTCGATATCGTGATTGGCAACCCGCCTTATATCTCAACAAAAGGCATAGACGCAGAAAACAAAAAACAACTTGAAAAACATTTTGGTTTTACTGACGATACTTATAATCATTTCTTTTTTAAGGGACTTGAATTATTAAAAGATGAAGGTATTTTAACATACATTACTTCAAAAAGCTATTGGACCATACAAACCAAAAAAAATCTTCGTGAACTTTTGCTTAAAAATACTATACTTCAGATTTTTGATACTGCCAATCCGTTTGAAAATGCAATGGTCGATACCGGTGTGGTTATTGTTAAAAAAGCTACACCAACACCCACACATGAAGTTGTATTCTTAGATGGCAAAACGAGTATTACCCAACCACAAAAGTACACCATCCAGCAAAACGATTATGCCACTGCTCCCAATAAAGTAATATTTGTACCCACCGATTTTAACAAAAAAATATATCAACGCTTGGGAAAAACGGTTAACGAATTACTAAACCAATGGTGGGATAAAATTTCCACCAGCAAAAACATAGATAAACATAAAAAAGAACTTGAAACATACCGCAATTCGTTAAAACCAGGTGATATTACGCTACTGGGATTAATTACCGAAGGTGGTCAGGGACTTGCTACAGCTAACAATGGTAAATACATTGGGGTATTGGAAGGCACCAAATGGGCTGATAATGTTCGTAAGCAACGCCCCGAAAAACTTCTGTTAGCAACGAAATTTTGCAAAGAAAAAGGCATACGAACCAAAAACGATGCCCAACAGTTTCTGAACAACCTAAACGAAAAAGAAATTCGACAGCTTTTTGACGATCTAAAAGAAAAATACGGACGCGATATTTTTGGGCAGGGCTGGCTGTACCGCATTGTAAGTCCCGATGAAATAGCTGATGTAGACACCCTTACCAACGATGAAAAACTCAACGGTATTGACGGCGAAAAAACTTTTGTGCCCTACGACAAAGGCGATAAAGATGGCAACCGCTGGTATGCTCCTACACCTTATTACATCGATTGGAGCAAAGAAAATGTGAAATTTTTAAAAGAAAATTCAGGGAAAAAAGGCGAAGGAATGCCTGTTGTACGCAATCCACAATTCTACTTCCGGGAAGGTTTTTGCTGGACAGATGTTAGTTATGCAATTAGATGTAGAATAAAGGAAAATAGTCTGCACGATGTTCTTAGTATGTCATTATTTCCAATTTTTTCTTTGATAAATTCAAAGTTTATTGTAAGTCTATTAAACTCGGATTTTATGTCAACGTATTTAAATGCTTTTGTGAATACGACTGTTCATTTCCAAATCAACGATGCCCGTCAATTGCCGATAATTATTCCCACTGCAGAGCAATTAAAAGTGTTTGAAGATATATTTAACCGTGCGGTTTCGGTGCAAAAGCAAAAATTTGCGGGCAAGCTGAGCGAAAAAGAGGCGGAAGCAAAATTAGAAGAAATACAGCGGGAGTTGGATGAAAGGGTGTTGGAGATGTATGGGGTAACATGAAAGTATGATGAGGCGGTGGTGGAGCTGGTGCGGGCGCGGTTGGAGAGGGCGCGCAGCGTGTAGGGGCGAAAGATTTTTCGCCCCACCGTCGATACGTATTTTTTAGCCATGCCCTACGACCCGCAAAAGCACCATCGGCGCAGCATTCGGCTGAAGGGGTACGATTACACCCAGCCGGGGGCGTATTTTGTGACCATTTGCACGCAGGGGCGGGCGTGTCTGTTTGGCCAGGTGGTGGAGGGCCAGATGCGGTTGAACGAATTCGGCGAAATCGTTGCCCAAACCTGGTATGACCTACCCAACCATATTCCCAATGTGGCATTGGATGCATGCATCGTCATGCCCAATCATATGCATGGGATTATCGTCATCACCGATGCGTCCCCA encodes:
- a CDS encoding helicase-related protein; translation: MPQIYDNISQSLADGLRQFIGSAQSCAFCVGYLNLRGWDQLADLVDALPGGREEAACRVLVGMQRPPEEEMKALARLKRDPETVDGLKLAQLKRRMTESFKQQLEFGVPSAQAESTLRRLAAQLRAHKVFLKAFLPYPLHAKLYLVRRTDSVTPLIGFVGSSNLTLAGLSQQGELNVDVVEQDAAAKLQAWFDERWRDELAIDLTDTLANLIETSWVRTELVRPYLLYLKIAHHLSEEARQGEREFRLPPIFSEKGTPLLDFQERAVSLAAHYLYRRGGVLLGDVVGLGKTLMATAIARIFQEDDQSNTLVVCPPKLAPMWEQYLQNYEINGRVLSLGKVSDVIGRDNAPRYRLLVIDESHNLRNRESKRYRALRDYIERNDPRVLLLTATPYNKLFTDLGNQLRLFLDENQDLHVRPERFFQGWAASGKSEMDFIACFQTSPHSLRAFEQSTFPEDWRDLMRLFLVRRTRQFIIRHYATFDQAKQRYYVLLNGQPAYFPVRKPKRLEFTIREDDPTDQYARLFRDEVVQVIEGLALPRYGMAQYLVQDAEKLAQGDEKRILDNLNRAGHRLIGFCRTNLFKRLESSGYSFLLSVRRYILRNLVTLHALENGRPIPIGTQDAAMLDTAVSDSDDDTAVVPDDVDPPLDESAAESAASGAALDPLAPFKARAAAVYKTYVQQFHNRFDWLDAKFFRPALKQALEADATALLAILASMGEWDPGHDAKLGALETLLTEHHPNDKVLVFTQFADTAQYLGQQLPKRGITGLEIVTNQTGDPVALARRFSPSTNGGLRAGEQELRILIATDVLAEGQNLQDCHIIVNYDLPWAIIRLIQRAGRVDRIGQKHDTIHVYSFLPAEGVERIIRLRKRLFERLQANQEVIGTDETFFGEEAANRLRDLYTEKAGTLDDDQSDEDIDLASLALQVWKSASETDQKEAIALPPIVSATRALAETADPDQHPPGVITYLRYPDGTDALIRVDKDGNLVSQSISAIFRAAACAPDEPALPRAENHHALVARCAEIATDEQTVLGGQLGPPRSVRRKLYERLDRYREQLQAKPTLFTSETLQQLDRVLDLIYRYPLKNAAKEAISRQMRLGITDEALLELVMRRAADENLCEITAEETQAPTEPKVICSMGLASAAPSNHSALTGDVQQ
- a CDS encoding Eco57I restriction-modification methylase domain-containing protein, whose translation is MNTLLQRIQSCLNAAGSPQQLSNLFCRTLHWGAPRGLTPRTLDLGTPINQRITLHPVAQLSGLPVYRVEWPDDQLPGVTARRAVQRVLKPIHAEHLLCYVTSDQRQVAFTWARQRSDGKIELRTLPYEVGSAARTTIERLGELAFSLDELMSGEPPITTLTDKLDRAFDVEAVTQRFYQELANWFFWAREHVQFPMPPTEKNSEAYISQSLIRLITRLIFCWFVKEMGLIPRELFDLGTLSRLLKNGDKLPESKNTTFYKAILQNLFFATLNQEIGKRQFRKRNKDPRGRDPHCGITNLYRYEDYFNNPDQFLQLAKNIPFLNGGLFECLDRVYRTEENRPTIRIDGFSDHPKNPLFMPDFLFFSDEQVVDLSQAYGQTKFKRATVRGLIHIFHRYNFTVTESTPLDQEVALDPELAGKVFENLLAAYNPETATTARKATGSYYTPRSIVEYMVDESLLAYLKPKLQAVHPSDTHESRLCHLLAYNDEPHQFSPEEVETLITALDNLKAIDPACGSGAFLMGLLHKLVFILGKLDPRNEGWKEKQIAKAQEIPDATIRDKVLADIEQAFAAGELDYGRKLYLIENCLYGVDIQPIAVQIAKMRFFISLTVDQKVDPSAPNLGIRPLPNLETKFVAANTLIGIERPAQFAFRTPKIEELERELARVREAHFTARTPQTKQKYRECDAQLRAELAELLKHDGLGSQTAEKLAAWDPYDQNAFANWFDPEWMFGIRNDFDIVIGNPPYISTKGIDAENKKQLEKHFGFTDDTYNHFFFKGLELLKDEGILTYITSKSYWTIQTKKNLRELLLKNTILQIFDTANPFENAMVDTGVVIVKKATPTPTHEVVFLDGKTSITQPQKYTIQQNDYATAPNKVIFVPTDFNKKIYQRLGKTVNELLNQWWDKISTSKNIDKHKKELETYRNSLKPGDITLLGLITEGGQGLATANNGKYIGVLEGTKWADNVRKQRPEKLLLATKFCKEKGIRTKNDAQQFLNNLNEKEIRQLFDDLKEKYGRDIFGQGWLYRIVSPDEIADVDTLTNDEKLNGIDGEKTFVPYDKGDKDGNRWYAPTPYYIDWSKENVKFLKENSGKKGEGMPVVRNPQFYFREGFCWTDVSYAIRCRIKENSLHDVLSMSLFPIFSLINSKFIVSLLNSDFMSTYLNAFVNTTVHFQINDARQLPIIIPTAEQLKVFEDIFNRAVSVQKQKFAGKLSEKEAEAKLEEIQRELDERVLEMYGVT